The following coding sequences are from one Salvia hispanica cultivar TCC Black 2014 chromosome 3, UniMelb_Shisp_WGS_1.0, whole genome shotgun sequence window:
- the LOC125215911 gene encoding metalloendoproteinase 4-MMP-like, translating to MFPYFSYISISLFLLVFLFPPPILSTDLPVSVANNTWHTFTRFIDAEKGSRPDGMADLKRYFTRFGYLPPENQNLTDMFDDEFEQALIQYQKNLGLSETGRLDYTTMKVIVSPRCGVGDRSHAGLKTTRRFAHFDGNPRWVRDAPMMLTYAFSPGNVIDYVGMPEIRAAFAAAFGRWSAAIPVNFAEAEDYGEADIRIGWYSGDHGDGEAFDGILGVLAHAFSPENGRFHLDAAERWAVDFEAERSKLAIDLESVATHEIGHVLGLAHSSVKEAIMYPSLSPRTRKVGLRKDDVDGIQALYGSNPNYRYDSRFESDLSSAWAMDPHLLIPVMASILCLGL from the coding sequence ATGTTTCCGTATTTCagttatatttcaatttcactCTTCCTCCTCGTCTTTCTTTTCCCGCCGCCCATCCTCTCCACTGACCTCCCTGTCTCTGTGGCCAACAACACATGGCACACCTTCACCCGCTTCATCGACGCCGAGAAGGGCAGCCGTCCCGACGGCATGGCCGACCTCAAGCGCTACTTCACCCGCTTCGGCTACCTCCCGCCGGAGAATCAAAACCTAACCGATATGTTCGACGACGAATTCGAGCAGGCTCTGATCCAATACCAGAAGAATTTGGGGCTTTCTGAGACGGGGAGGCTCGATTACACCACGATGAAGGTGATCGTCTCGCCGAGGTGCGGGGTCGGCGATAGGAGCCACGCCGGGCTGAAGACGACGCGGCGGTTCGCGCACTTCGACGGGAATCCGCGGTGGGTGAGGGATGCGCCGATGATGCTCACCTACGCGTTCTCGCCGGGGAACGTGATCGATTATGTGGGGATGCCGGAGATAAGGGCGGCGTTCGCGGCGGCGTTCGGGCGGTGGTCGGCGGCCATCCCGGTGAACTTCGCGGAGGCGGAGGACTACGGCGAGGCGGACATCAGGATCGGGTGGTACAGCGGGGACCACGGGGACGGGGAGGCGTTCGACGGGATACTGGGGGTGCTGGCCCACGCGTTCTCGCCGGAGAACGGGCGGTTCCACCTGGACGCGGCGGAGAGGTGGGCCGTGGACTTTGAGGCGGAACGCTCCAAGCTGGCCATAGACTTGGAATCGGTGGCGACGCACGAGATTGGGCACGTGCTAGGCCTGGCCCACTCCTCCGTCAAGGAGGCAATTATGTACCCGAGTCTGAGCCCGAGAACTAGGAAAGTGGGGCTCCGGAAGGATGACGTGGACGGGATCCAGGCCTTGTACGGCTCTAACCCCAATTACAGATACGACTCTCGCTTCGAATCTGACTTGTCTTCGGCTTGGGCTATGGATCCTCACCTACTCATACCAGTGATGGCGTCTATACTCTGCTTAGGATTGTGA